In Rosa rugosa chromosome 4, drRosRugo1.1, whole genome shotgun sequence, the genomic stretch CAAATACCCTGTTTCATATCAATTTGAACAACAATTCCAACACAATATAAGACATCTCAGAACTGGGTGCACTGATTAAAAACGTGGGTGTATTTATTCATCAATGAAACTTACCGCAATGCTTAAGTCGAAGACCCATCCCATTACAAACCCAAGTGGGAGCCCAACAATGTAGTAGCAGAAGAGATTTATATATGCCACCCATGCTTGCCATCCTGATCCCACAGCTACTCCTGTGGATTGTGAACCCATAAACTAGTCAATGAATTGACCAGAAAATTATTCGTTCTCAAAGACCATAATAATGTACATCTCAAAAATACATGTTACACACCTATAACATAAATAAGACTATCTGAAATTCTGAATCATATTCACTGACCACATTATTGAATTACATCTCATTCTATTTGAGAGACGGATAGACAAGCTAGAAAAGCGATCGGTAAATGTGATTCAAATAACAAGAATGGGGTGAAAAAGGAACCTGATAAAACTGGTTGAACGCTGTTAAGTAAAATTGTGATGGCCAAGAGGTAAGACAGATCATCGACTGCTGCGAGGACATCACTGCTGGTTGTGAATATGTATGCGATCTTGTCTTTGAGTATCATCACAAGTACACAGAAAAAGACACCGATCACTGTGGACTCTGTCACAGCAACCTTTGTTGCAAATTTTGCCCCCTTCCAGTTTCCAGCTCCCAACTCATTTGCCACCCTTACTCTGTGAGTTCACCACCAAAATTTTACACTAGCTATAGAAGAAAGTAGAAAAGCCAAAAATGTGCTTGTTCATAACTATAAGTGCTTTCACATGATTTCTAATCATTTTGGCTGCACCCAGCCATAAATAGTGCTTTCCCAAAACTGAAAGTACAGCTTCGACTAAAAGTTGTTATCTATGGTTAGTTTGTTCACTATATTCTTTACATAGACATGATCGATTGGAACTTTTTGACCAACTTCTTCTATATCCTATCTATAACTCAACCAAGAATCTGGACTATTAAGGTTAAGCCAACTATAATTAATATTTCTGAAAGATTCTAACACAAATTGCTGCCTTGCAATAGACACTTCTCTAGCTACTTCCAATTTCCAAGAACTAATTACACACCAGACATCCTTTTAATATGTAAAATTAGTACTTTTGACAAAGTTTTATATGCATGTATCAGAAGCTTCATTTAACTACTGAGATTTTTCTGAGGTTTATTATATAGGGATCCCCATTATGGATCCCAATATAAATGTATCACTTACAATCCAATACAAAGAAAGAAGACAAATTGTCCACTTTATTATAAAGGAGAAAGTTAGAAGGAGCCAAATGAGGTAGAAATAAAAGAAACTTTACCCTGTCCCAGCAAAGAAGGCTAAAGGAATCATGAGCTCCCAACCATTAATAGTCATGCTGCAAAAATTAAAGCCAAATTACCAAACACGGTGGGAAAGTGCAATAATTTAAGATAAACTTGTACTTAGAAATTAATCAcataccaaactgataaggcaTCCACAGCAATAGTTGCATCACTCAAGTAGCCAGTCATCAATATCAGTATTCTGTAATACCAGTTCTCCAAGCTGCATTAAATATTAAGGATATTGAAGATCAATATCAACCCAGAAATTAAAAACTATCTatgcagagagaagaaaaataaacacACCAGAGCATAACACCAGCAGCTGCAGAGAGTTTGATGAATTGCCAAAGCCCAGAGAAGGCTTCCACAGAAAAACCAGTCCAAGTGAGAGGGCACCAACCACAAGCAATATATATGTACATCCCAAAGACCAAAAACCACCAAGAGATATCCAAAGCAATAGCGGCACCCACTACCCCACAATCCAACACATAGACTAGAAGCCAACTTGTGAACACATTAACCAACAACCCCACTAACGATACCCAAGCGATGATAGAGTTCTTCAGCTGGCATTGCAAGAATCTCTGCATAGGAAACTGGAATGCAAAGCTAAAGTGCAAGGGTATGAGCCACACAGCCACCAGCCCCGACTGCTCCGCCACCTCATCCGTTTGTCCCATGAGTTTAAGAATCGGTGAAGCGAAAATATAAAATGGCAACAGAGCAAAGCAACAGAGGAACAACACAATCCATGACCTCTGGAGGTATATCCCAAGCATGTGGTATCTTCTGGCTCCAAAGGCTTGCCCACATAGCGTTTCTAAGGCGCTTGCCATTCCTA encodes the following:
- the LOC133746535 gene encoding protein DETOXIFICATION 27-like, which codes for MDHRKDENGAGSDLTLSLIPESSPPENGSFGYDDKEEGKLSVRVWVESKKLWQIVGPAIFSRVASYTMNVITQAFAGHLGEVELAAISIANTVIVGFNFGLLLGMASALETLCGQAFGARRYHMLGIYLQRSWIVLFLCCFALLPFYIFASPILKLMGQTDEVAEQSGLVAVWLIPLHFSFAFQFPMQRFLQCQLKNSIIAWVSLVGLLVNVFTSWLLVYVLDCGVVGAAIALDISWWFLVFGMYIYIACGWCPLTWTGFSVEAFSGLWQFIKLSAAAGVMLCLENWYYRILILMTGYLSDATIAVDALSVCMTINGWELMIPLAFFAGTGVRVANELGAGNWKGAKFATKVAVTESTVIGVFFCVLVMILKDKIAYIFTTSSDVLAAVDDLSYLLAITILLNSVQPVLSGVAVGSGWQAWVAYINLFCYYIVGLPLGFVMGWVFDLSIAGIWGGMIFGGTAMQTLILSIITVRRDWKKEAEDASKRVSKWSTPNPEDKPSEQLLVN